In one Gemmatimonadota bacterium genomic region, the following are encoded:
- a CDS encoding BamA/TamA family outer membrane protein: MKSILRYTLLAGLACAPLMPLTATAQRVDTTALRLSSVARSAVESYNAAATRRVTGALDVPAGTIFTGDVAVLNGPVTVAGRIAGTLVAINADVHFAAGAEVGQHVIVVGGSLAGQDAAKIGGEMRVQAELLRYHLDGQRLVADGEPVYDESWWTRHRVRHEFRRGEAFTDFFYVASRSYNRVEGWSFVAGPRFQRTPDWGKVKIEAFGVVRTVSPIQWDNQTLGHDARAEVQFGKPIGLAIGARAFDVVEPTESWQMGNTETGLASALLHRDYRDYYVRHGGQLYARLQASDDADLTVGLSDEQWRNRAAGDPWSATRGNEPWRANPTMDPGSMHLLTTRLRVDTREQTGSPWAGWYLVAELEKGAGRITRFGAPVQTFAVPTPEAVSYTRGFADVRRYNRIAPDFFLNFRVAAGGWMSGDALPTQRRLGVGGPGTLPGFDFRDTGGHPDILTCAGGMVQAGAPAQCDRVALAQVELRSGFLWSALRSDAEEDWWRPGLNHRTQWVLFADAGRGWKVGTADGSLTYSKDAMPSFNSYKTDLGIGIDFGGFGAYWAKPVSDEHEPARFIVRLERRF; encoded by the coding sequence ATGAAATCCATTCTGCGATACACACTGCTCGCTGGCCTTGCGTGCGCCCCGCTGATGCCGCTGACTGCAACGGCGCAACGCGTTGACACCACTGCGCTCCGATTGTCGTCGGTGGCACGCAGTGCGGTGGAGAGTTACAACGCCGCGGCGACGCGACGGGTGACTGGCGCGTTGGATGTACCGGCAGGCACGATCTTCACTGGCGATGTGGCGGTCCTCAACGGCCCCGTCACGGTGGCAGGTCGGATTGCCGGCACCTTGGTGGCGATCAACGCCGATGTCCACTTTGCGGCGGGCGCCGAGGTGGGCCAGCACGTGATTGTGGTTGGGGGCAGCCTCGCCGGTCAGGACGCGGCGAAAATCGGTGGCGAGATGCGCGTGCAGGCCGAGTTGCTCCGCTATCATCTCGACGGGCAACGTTTGGTGGCCGACGGTGAGCCGGTGTACGACGAGTCGTGGTGGACCCGACATCGCGTGCGGCACGAGTTCCGGCGCGGTGAGGCCTTCACCGACTTTTTCTATGTCGCCTCCCGCTCGTACAACCGAGTGGAGGGATGGTCGTTTGTGGCTGGACCGCGTTTTCAGCGCACGCCCGATTGGGGCAAGGTCAAAATTGAGGCGTTCGGTGTGGTTCGTACTGTGAGCCCCATCCAATGGGACAATCAGACGCTGGGTCACGACGCGCGCGCTGAGGTGCAGTTCGGCAAGCCGATTGGTTTGGCGATTGGTGCGCGCGCGTTCGACGTAGTGGAGCCAACGGAAAGCTGGCAGATGGGGAATACCGAAACGGGGCTCGCGTCGGCGCTGCTCCACCGTGATTATCGCGACTACTATGTGCGCCACGGCGGTCAGCTGTATGCGCGCCTTCAGGCGTCGGATGATGCGGATCTTACCGTTGGGCTCAGTGACGAGCAGTGGCGCAATCGCGCCGCTGGCGACCCGTGGTCGGCGACGCGCGGCAATGAGCCGTGGAGAGCGAACCCGACGATGGATCCCGGTTCGATGCACCTGCTCACCACGCGTCTGCGGGTCGACACGCGCGAGCAGACCGGCTCGCCGTGGGCCGGCTGGTATTTGGTGGCGGAGTTGGAAAAAGGCGCGGGGCGTATCACGCGCTTCGGCGCGCCGGTGCAGACGTTTGCCGTGCCGACACCCGAAGCGGTGTCGTACACGCGAGGGTTTGCGGATGTGCGCCGCTACAATCGCATTGCGCCCGACTTCTTCTTGAACTTCCGCGTGGCCGCGGGCGGCTGGATGAGCGGTGATGCATTACCGACGCAACGGCGACTCGGCGTCGGCGGTCCCGGCACGCTACCGGGCTTCGACTTTCGCGATACCGGTGGGCATCCTGACATCCTGACCTGCGCGGGCGGTATGGTGCAAGCCGGTGCCCCCGCGCAGTGCGATCGTGTGGCGTTGGCGCAGGTTGAGTTGCGCTCTGGGTTCTTATGGTCGGCGCTGCGCAGCGATGCAGAGGAAGACTGGTGGCGCCCCGGCCTCAATCACCGCACCCAGTGGGTGCTGTTCGCCGATGCGGGCCGCGGCTGGAAGGTTGGGACCGCAGACGGCTCGCTGACGTACTCCAAGGATGCGATGCCGAGCTTCAACTCGTACAAGACCGACCTCGGTATCGGCATCGACTTTGGTGGCTTTGGCGCGTACTGGGCTAAGCCGGTGAGCGACGAACACGAGCCCGCGCGATTCATCGTTCGTTTGGAACGGCGGTTCTAG
- a CDS encoding HNH endonuclease gives MIVGCLALNSSFEPLTMVPLRRALRLVIDGKAEIVEADLDSLVHSARFAYPRPVVIRLTKFIHVPRRFRRQVTNTFLFARDHYTCQYCGRRSNQLRHREALTRDHVVPLSRGGLNTWNNVVTACSSCNTRKSNHLPDECGMHLQHPPVEPHFVHLSWAVRRLTPAQAKYIRMFYGPDVLHQIEALESRTPAVPRAARKG, from the coding sequence GTGATTGTTGGCTGTCTCGCCCTGAACTCGTCCTTCGAACCATTGACGATGGTGCCGCTGCGCCGCGCGTTGCGACTGGTTATCGACGGCAAAGCGGAGATCGTCGAAGCCGACCTCGACTCCCTCGTACACTCGGCGCGCTTCGCCTACCCGCGTCCGGTCGTCATTCGCCTTACCAAGTTCATTCACGTGCCGCGGCGTTTCCGCCGTCAGGTGACGAATACGTTCCTGTTCGCGCGCGATCACTATACCTGCCAGTACTGCGGTCGTCGCTCGAATCAGCTACGCCACCGTGAAGCGCTCACGCGCGATCACGTCGTGCCGCTTTCCCGCGGCGGACTCAATACGTGGAACAACGTCGTCACGGCGTGCAGTAGCTGCAATACGCGCAAGTCGAATCACCTCCCCGACGAATGCGGGATGCATCTCCAGCATCCGCCAGTGGAGCCGCATTTCGTGCACCTGTCGTGGGCCGTCCGTCGCCTCACCCCCGCGCAGGCCAAGTACATTCGGATGTTTTATGGCCCCGACGTGCTGCACCAGATCGAAGCACTCGAGAGTCGCACGCCAGCCGTACCACGCGCGGCGCGGAAGGGATAA
- a CDS encoding sigma-54 dependent transcriptional regulator, which translates to MPSLLIIDDEPNIRRMVGALLASEGFEVRDAHDGPSGLARADELEPDLVLLDLMMPGTLDGMTVLERLRERFPDLPVIMMSGRAGLADAVKATRLGAVNFLEKPLSPEGVLLAIASALELRMARRERTALRADLGLLGELVGDSPAMREVRTMITRVAPSDARVMITGESGTGKELVAAAIHAESGRRDRPFVRVNCAAIPRDLLESEMFGHERGSFTGATERRIGRFELAHTGTLLLDEVGDLGAEAQAKLLRAIEAREIERVGGGRPIKIDVRILAATNRDLARAVQEGEFREDLYFRLNVIPLPVPPLRERPSDIPALVLHFAALLRRRSGQQAPTWTSEAVDYLVRHRWPGNVRELANIVERLSILHAGKTIGATEVEAVLPLGHDGVSAPRLPALSQPELTLSDALDEHEKLLINRALQAADGVVAEAARRLRTDRPNLYRRMKRLGIIAPGDA; encoded by the coding sequence ATGCCGTCGCTACTCATTATTGATGACGAGCCCAACATCCGGCGGATGGTGGGGGCGTTGTTGGCGTCGGAAGGGTTTGAAGTGCGTGACGCGCACGATGGGCCGTCTGGCCTCGCGCGCGCCGACGAACTCGAGCCAGACCTGGTGCTCCTCGACTTGATGATGCCCGGGACGCTCGATGGCATGACGGTACTCGAGCGGCTTCGAGAACGGTTTCCCGACTTGCCGGTGATCATGATGAGCGGCCGCGCGGGATTGGCGGACGCCGTGAAAGCCACGCGGCTCGGCGCGGTGAATTTTCTTGAGAAGCCGTTGTCGCCAGAAGGGGTGCTGCTGGCGATCGCGAGTGCCCTCGAACTGCGGATGGCGCGTCGCGAGCGCACGGCACTGCGCGCGGACCTCGGGCTCCTCGGCGAGTTGGTGGGCGACAGCCCCGCGATGCGCGAGGTGCGAACGATGATCACGCGCGTGGCGCCAAGTGATGCGCGGGTGATGATCACGGGCGAGAGCGGCACCGGCAAAGAACTTGTGGCCGCGGCGATTCACGCGGAGAGTGGGCGTCGCGACCGGCCCTTCGTGCGGGTGAACTGCGCGGCGATTCCGCGCGATCTCCTGGAAAGCGAAATGTTCGGACACGAGCGCGGCAGCTTCACCGGCGCCACCGAGCGGCGCATTGGCCGTTTTGAACTGGCGCACACCGGCACGCTGTTACTCGACGAAGTTGGCGACCTCGGAGCGGAAGCGCAGGCGAAGTTGTTGCGTGCCATTGAGGCGCGGGAGATTGAACGCGTCGGCGGCGGCCGGCCGATCAAGATTGACGTGCGCATTCTTGCCGCGACGAATCGCGACTTGGCGCGCGCGGTTCAAGAGGGAGAGTTCCGCGAGGACCTCTATTTCCGACTGAATGTGATTCCGCTGCCTGTACCGCCGTTGCGCGAACGGCCCTCCGACATTCCCGCGTTAGTCCTTCACTTCGCGGCGCTCTTGCGGCGTCGATCGGGACAGCAAGCGCCAACGTGGACGAGTGAGGCGGTGGATTACTTGGTACGGCATCGGTGGCCCGGCAATGTGCGCGAACTCGCCAATATCGTCGAGCGGCTCTCGATATTGCACGCCGGAAAAACGATTGGTGCCACCGAGGTTGAGGCAGTATTGCCGTTAGGCCACGACGGGGTGTCGGCGCCGCGGCTCCCTGCCCTTTCGCAGCCAGAGCTCACGCTCAGCGACGCACTCGACGAGCATGAGAAGTTGCTGATCAATCGCGCGCTACAAGCGGCAGACGGCGTGGTCGCTGAGGCGGCGCGTCGGTTGCGCACGGATCGTCCCAACTTGTACCGCCGCATGAAGCGGCTCGGGATTATTGCGCCAGGCGATGCGTGA
- a CDS encoding branched-chain amino acid transaminase: MAQGSGPTARIWRNGSLVNWADANIHVMSHVVHYGSAVFEGVRCYETPTGGAVFRLHDHMRRLRDSAKIYRLDVPWSVDQLCQAVVDTIAANGLRECYIRPLIARTGEQMGIFAKDAPVETFIICWEWGTYLGHAAVTEGADVRVSSWRRAAPNTFPTLAKASGNYLNSQLTKAEARQDDYLEGIMLDSAGFVAEGSGENLFLVRDGVLFTSPLSSGILNGITRDSVVRIATDLGLTVKEMVMPREFLYLVDEAFFCGTAAELTPIRTIDRYPVGDGKPGPIATAIRERYMAIAKGRAEDVHGWLTPVPVTEAESSR; the protein is encoded by the coding sequence ATGGCGCAGGGCAGCGGACCTACGGCCCGCATTTGGCGAAACGGATCGCTCGTGAACTGGGCGGACGCCAACATCCACGTGATGAGTCACGTGGTGCACTACGGGTCGGCGGTCTTCGAAGGCGTTCGCTGCTACGAGACTCCTACCGGCGGCGCTGTTTTCCGGTTGCATGACCATATGCGCCGCCTGCGCGACTCCGCCAAGATCTACCGCCTCGATGTACCCTGGTCGGTGGACCAACTCTGTCAGGCTGTCGTCGACACCATCGCGGCCAACGGACTTCGCGAGTGCTATATCCGTCCGCTCATCGCGCGCACGGGTGAACAGATGGGGATCTTCGCCAAGGACGCCCCGGTCGAGACCTTTATTATTTGCTGGGAATGGGGCACCTACCTCGGTCATGCTGCCGTCACCGAGGGCGCGGACGTTCGCGTCTCCAGTTGGCGCCGCGCGGCCCCGAACACCTTCCCGACACTCGCCAAGGCCAGCGGGAATTATCTGAATTCGCAGCTCACCAAAGCCGAAGCGCGGCAGGACGATTACCTCGAAGGCATCATGCTCGACAGCGCCGGCTTTGTGGCCGAAGGATCGGGGGAGAATCTGTTTCTGGTGCGCGACGGCGTGCTGTTCACGTCGCCCCTCTCGTCGGGGATTCTCAACGGCATTACACGCGACTCCGTGGTGCGGATCGCCACGGACCTCGGCCTCACCGTCAAAGAAATGGTGATGCCGCGTGAGTTTCTGTATTTGGTGGATGAGGCGTTCTTCTGCGGAACAGCAGCAGAACTGACCCCCATTCGAACGATTGATCGCTATCCGGTTGGCGACGGCAAGCCCGGCCCCATCGCGACGGCGATCCGCGAACGCTACATGGCCATCGCCAAGGGACGGGCCGAAGATGTGCACGGCTGGTTGACCCCCGTGCCGGTCACCGAGGCGGAAAGCAGTAGATGA
- the tyrS gene encoding tyrosine--tRNA ligase, whose product MAHPSPVLDELAWRGLVYQQTDGLDAHLSGAPRTAYCGYDPTAPSLHIGNLIPTMLLVHLARHGHKAVALIGGGTAMIGDPSGKSVERPLLSPEAIDANGAQIHAQLSGVFARAGASGVTLRNNDVWLRPLGFLDFLRTVGKHFSVNFMLAKDTVASRLETGISYAEFSYMLTQAYDFLVLYREGVSLQVGGSDQWGNITSGTELIRRSDSGEAHALTAPLITTSSGKKFGKTESGAVWLDATLTSPYQFYQFWVNAEDADIGRFLRMFTLLPKGEIEALEASHAAAPHERRAQKALATAVTTLIHSAEAAALAETVSRIIFDKNANPSEFGHDVFEFLRPEIPSVTVTRAADGTVDVLAILEGAFAISRGAGKKLLQQNALSVNGTKLGADEATISADRAVQGRWLLVRKGGRDIALAELG is encoded by the coding sequence ATGGCTCACCCCTCTCCCGTTCTTGACGAGCTCGCCTGGCGCGGACTCGTATATCAGCAGACCGATGGTCTCGACGCGCACCTCTCCGGTGCGCCGCGCACGGCCTATTGTGGCTATGACCCCACGGCGCCGAGCCTGCACATTGGCAACCTGATTCCCACGATGCTGCTGGTGCATCTGGCGCGGCACGGGCATAAGGCCGTGGCGCTGATTGGCGGCGGCACGGCGATGATCGGTGATCCGTCGGGCAAGTCGGTGGAGCGTCCCCTGCTCTCTCCAGAGGCGATTGACGCCAACGGCGCGCAGATCCACGCGCAGCTCTCCGGCGTCTTTGCGCGCGCGGGCGCGAGCGGTGTGACACTGCGGAACAACGATGTGTGGCTACGGCCGCTGGGGTTTCTCGACTTCCTACGCACGGTCGGCAAGCATTTCAGTGTGAACTTTATGCTGGCCAAGGATACGGTGGCGAGCCGTCTCGAGACGGGGATCTCGTACGCCGAGTTCTCCTATATGCTCACACAGGCCTACGATTTTCTTGTGCTGTACCGCGAAGGGGTGTCATTGCAGGTGGGTGGGAGCGACCAGTGGGGGAATATCACCTCGGGCACGGAACTCATTCGGCGCTCGGACAGCGGCGAGGCGCACGCGCTCACGGCGCCGCTCATTACGACGTCGAGTGGCAAGAAATTTGGCAAAACGGAATCGGGGGCGGTGTGGCTCGACGCCACGCTCACGAGCCCGTACCAGTTCTATCAGTTTTGGGTGAACGCGGAGGACGCGGACATTGGGCGATTCCTGCGGATGTTCACGTTACTGCCGAAGGGAGAGATCGAAGCGCTCGAGGCCTCGCACGCGGCCGCGCCGCACGAACGGCGCGCACAGAAGGCGTTGGCGACCGCCGTCACGACGCTCATTCATAGCGCCGAAGCGGCCGCGCTCGCCGAAACGGTGAGCCGCATCATCTTTGATAAGAATGCAAACCCGTCGGAGTTTGGCCACGACGTGTTTGAGTTCTTGCGTCCAGAGATTCCGAGCGTCACGGTCACGCGCGCCGCCGACGGCACGGTGGACGTGCTGGCGATTCTTGAGGGCGCGTTTGCCATCTCGCGCGGCGCAGGGAAAAAACTGCTACAGCAAAACGCGTTGTCGGTGAACGGTACCAAGCTGGGCGCGGACGAAGCGACGATTTCGGCGGACCGCGCCGTGCAGGGGCGCTGGCTCCTCGTACGCAAAGGCGGGCGCGACATCGCGCTCGCGGAACTCGGCTAA
- a CDS encoding DUF4390 domain-containing protein: MGALRRLAALAAFTVVSRMPLLAQRHPVVEVRAPAPAMAMVEGPVVTARDMLAGSRIRELLMAGFPAQFHFRVELWSEGRWTNDVERRAEYDVKVRYIPLEKVYEVVQVTDDRALPLGRFARVEDAEAAIARPTRAPVTARRISRRQYYQVTLDVEVLSLRDLDEVDRWLRGEIEPAFNGNAGTAITRGLKTLVARVLGGEKLEYEAHTESFQLP, from the coding sequence GTGGGTGCATTGCGACGCCTGGCCGCATTGGCGGCCTTCACCGTGGTGAGCCGGATGCCGTTGCTCGCGCAACGGCATCCGGTGGTGGAGGTGCGTGCGCCTGCGCCAGCGATGGCGATGGTCGAAGGGCCCGTGGTCACGGCGCGCGACATGCTCGCGGGGAGCCGTATTCGCGAGCTATTGATGGCCGGCTTTCCCGCGCAGTTCCACTTTCGGGTGGAGCTGTGGAGCGAGGGGCGATGGACGAATGACGTCGAGCGTCGGGCGGAGTACGACGTCAAGGTGCGCTACATTCCGCTCGAGAAAGTGTACGAAGTGGTTCAGGTGACAGACGATCGCGCGCTTCCGCTCGGACGATTCGCACGAGTGGAAGATGCCGAAGCGGCGATTGCACGTCCCACGCGCGCGCCGGTGACTGCACGGCGCATCAGTCGCCGGCAGTATTACCAAGTGACGCTCGATGTGGAAGTACTCTCGCTACGCGACCTCGACGAGGTGGACCGTTGGCTCCGCGGCGAAATCGAGCCCGCGTTCAACGGGAACGCCGGCACGGCGATCACCCGCGGACTCAAGACCCTCGTGGCGCGCGTCCTAGGCGGAGAGAAACTCGAGTACGAGGCGCATACGGAGTCGTTTCAGCTTCCGTAG
- a CDS encoding amidohydrolase family protein, which yields MTSSGTAPRTRYHARWVIPVTAPTIEHGTVVVEGERIIWVGARGDAPEGRDEDLGEVILTPGLVNTHTHLDLTVMRGFLEGLSFFSWIRTLTAARAELTYEELLASARLGIIEGLRHGITTFADTAPSPAAFDAMRALGVRGISYRETFGPDPRAWQQSVDDLRRAVRAMQTYETPLVRVGVSPHAPYSVSDALYTGVAAFARAHQLPIATHIAESAEESDLVEGGEGAFAAFLHGRKIDVAKRARSPIALLEQTGVLAERPLLIHCVRTDAADLAAIAAHNCGVAHCPASNAKLGHGIASLREMRDIGIHVGLGTDSMASNNRMHLLDEGRLAILAQRARAGRDDLFTGRDALEMATLGGAKALGMGGIIGSIEHNKAADLAAFPVPDEAYPVYEPADALIWSLSNSPASLVVVNGVPRVRNGRVLGVDIGEEALVVRETAQRLGRWKRARSGTVTPTP from the coding sequence GTGACCTCGTCCGGAACGGCCCCGCGCACGCGCTACCATGCGCGCTGGGTCATCCCGGTGACCGCGCCAACCATTGAGCACGGCACCGTCGTCGTAGAAGGCGAACGCATCATCTGGGTGGGGGCGCGCGGCGATGCGCCCGAAGGACGCGACGAAGACCTCGGCGAAGTCATTCTCACCCCAGGGCTCGTCAACACGCACACGCATCTTGACCTCACGGTGATGCGAGGCTTCCTCGAAGGACTCTCGTTCTTCTCGTGGATCCGCACCCTCACCGCCGCGCGCGCCGAGCTCACGTACGAAGAGCTCCTCGCCAGCGCGCGTCTCGGTATCATCGAAGGACTCCGGCACGGCATCACAACATTTGCGGACACCGCGCCGAGTCCCGCCGCGTTCGACGCCATGCGCGCGCTCGGCGTGCGCGGCATTTCGTATCGTGAAACCTTCGGTCCCGATCCGCGCGCCTGGCAGCAGTCGGTGGATGATCTCCGGCGCGCCGTGCGCGCGATGCAGACGTATGAGACCCCGCTCGTGCGTGTCGGCGTCTCGCCGCACGCGCCGTACTCGGTGAGCGATGCGCTCTACACCGGCGTTGCCGCATTCGCGCGCGCACATCAGCTCCCGATAGCCACGCACATCGCCGAAAGCGCAGAGGAGTCCGATCTCGTCGAAGGAGGAGAGGGCGCCTTTGCCGCGTTTCTGCACGGCCGCAAAATCGATGTTGCCAAGCGGGCGCGCTCGCCCATCGCTCTTCTGGAACAGACCGGAGTGCTCGCCGAGCGACCGCTGCTCATTCACTGCGTCCGAACCGACGCCGCCGACCTCGCCGCCATCGCCGCACACAACTGCGGCGTCGCCCATTGCCCGGCCTCCAACGCCAAACTCGGCCACGGCATCGCCTCGCTCCGCGAGATGCGCGACATCGGGATCCACGTGGGCCTCGGTACCGATTCCATGGCATCCAACAATCGGATGCACCTCCTCGACGAGGGGCGCCTCGCGATCTTGGCGCAGCGCGCGCGTGCAGGGCGCGACGACCTCTTCACCGGCCGTGACGCCCTTGAGATGGCCACCCTCGGAGGAGCCAAGGCACTCGGAATGGGGGGGATCATCGGTTCGATCGAGCATAACAAGGCCGCCGATCTCGCCGCGTTTCCTGTTCCCGACGAGGCGTATCCCGTGTACGAACCGGCCGACGCGCTCATCTGGTCGCTCAGCAACTCGCCGGCGTCGCTGGTGGTCGTCAACGGCGTGCCGCGCGTGCGAAATGGCCGAGTCCTCGGTGTGGATATTGGCGAAGAAGCGCTGGTGGTACGCGAGACCGCCCAGCGCCTTGGGCGCTGGAAGCGCGCCCGCTCCGGCACCGTGACGCCAACGCCCTGA
- a CDS encoding PBP1A family penicillin-binding protein yields the protein MNSRRPLLIALAILAGVALIGLVGAGIGWSLVCRGVCPSLTSLEQYQPRQTSRIYAADGRFVAEIGLERRTLIKLEQIPRVVQQAFVITEDKRFYSHGGIDFYRIFGASLANLRAAGIAQGFSTITMQLARNLFPERLNAREKTIMRKLREAKVSRDIEAKYSKNRILELYLNQIYLGNGAYGVESASQRYFGKSVREVNLAEAAMLAALPKGPERYNPRRFPERAVQRRNTVLELMRRAGAISDADASLASAYPLRMAHRRGGSGENAPYFVEYVRRMLDEKFGKKLYEQGLRVYTTLDLDLQGTAERALDRQLRAVESGSLGAFPHRSYEQYLARSAMVTAEDSSAAVSPYLQGAFIALDPRTGAIRALVGGRDFEDSKFDRATQAKRQPGSTFKPIVYATAIQSGRPPSYLVDDSPISVPQLDSTKPWTPQNYDLKFEGNMTMRRGLYQSRNMIAIKVGMEVGEASVVEMAKRFGITTPVPPFPSVHIGSADVYPIEMVAAYSVFANLGSRTAPYPIMRVENEKGEVVWKPEPVIEPVLSREESWLMVDMMKDVIRKGTAAASVGQYIRLPAGGKTGTTNDGADVWFIGYTADLVAGVWMGFDAPQKIMPNAQGGRLAAPAWTSFMREVYERKPAPPDWPRPSSLVSRIVDVGTGLLHGPLCPVEDAYTEWFIAGTEPTRECPRRTTVISTKP from the coding sequence ATGAACAGCCGCCGTCCCCTCCTCATCGCGTTGGCCATCCTCGCTGGCGTCGCCCTCATTGGGCTCGTCGGCGCGGGTATTGGCTGGTCCCTGGTGTGCCGCGGCGTGTGCCCCTCGCTCACGAGCCTCGAGCAGTATCAGCCCCGTCAGACGAGCCGTATCTACGCCGCTGACGGTCGATTCGTAGCAGAAATCGGCCTCGAACGCCGCACCCTCATCAAGCTCGAACAAATCCCCCGTGTGGTGCAGCAAGCCTTTGTCATCACCGAAGACAAACGCTTCTACTCCCACGGCGGCATCGACTTTTATCGCATCTTCGGCGCGAGTCTCGCCAATCTGCGAGCCGCCGGCATTGCGCAGGGCTTCTCCACCATCACGATGCAGCTCGCGCGCAATCTTTTCCCCGAGCGACTCAACGCTCGCGAAAAGACGATCATGCGCAAACTCCGCGAGGCCAAAGTCTCGCGCGACATCGAAGCCAAGTACTCCAAGAACCGCATTCTCGAGCTGTATCTCAATCAGATCTACCTGGGCAACGGCGCCTACGGCGTAGAGTCGGCCAGCCAGCGCTACTTCGGCAAGTCGGTGCGAGAAGTGAACCTCGCCGAAGCCGCCATGCTCGCCGCACTGCCCAAAGGTCCGGAACGCTATAACCCGCGCCGCTTTCCCGAGCGCGCGGTGCAGCGTCGCAACACCGTCCTCGAGCTGATGCGCCGCGCGGGCGCCATCAGCGACGCGGATGCCTCACTCGCCAGCGCCTATCCGCTGCGCATGGCGCACCGTCGCGGCGGCTCCGGCGAGAACGCCCCGTATTTCGTCGAATACGTCCGCCGCATGCTCGACGAAAAATTCGGCAAAAAACTCTACGAACAGGGACTGCGCGTCTACACCACGCTCGATCTCGACCTTCAGGGCACCGCCGAACGCGCGCTCGACCGCCAGCTCCGCGCCGTGGAGAGTGGTTCACTCGGCGCCTTCCCGCACCGCAGCTACGAGCAGTACCTCGCGCGCTCCGCGATGGTGACCGCCGAAGACTCCTCGGCCGCCGTGTCGCCGTACTTGCAGGGTGCGTTCATTGCGCTCGATCCGCGCACCGGTGCCATTCGCGCGCTGGTAGGCGGGCGCGATTTTGAAGACTCCAAGTTTGATCGCGCCACGCAGGCCAAGCGGCAACCTGGTTCGACGTTCAAGCCCATCGTCTACGCCACCGCCATTCAGAGCGGTCGCCCGCCGAGCTATCTCGTGGACGACTCGCCCATCAGCGTGCCACAGCTCGACTCCACCAAGCCGTGGACGCCGCAAAACTACGATCTCAAGTTCGAAGGCAATATGACCATGCGGCGCGGACTCTATCAGTCGCGCAACATGATCGCCATCAAAGTGGGAATGGAAGTCGGCGAAGCCAGCGTGGTCGAAATGGCCAAACGCTTCGGCATCACCACCCCAGTGCCGCCGTTTCCGTCGGTCCACATCGGCTCGGCGGACGTGTATCCCATCGAAATGGTGGCCGCGTATTCCGTCTTTGCGAATCTCGGATCACGGACCGCGCCTTATCCGATCATGCGCGTCGAAAACGAGAAAGGCGAAGTCGTGTGGAAGCCGGAGCCGGTCATCGAGCCCGTCCTCTCACGCGAAGAATCGTGGCTGATGGTGGACATGATGAAAGACGTCATCCGAAAGGGCACCGCCGCCGCCAGTGTGGGGCAGTACATCCGGCTCCCCGCCGGCGGAAAAACCGGAACGACAAACGACGGAGCCGACGTCTGGTTTATTGGCTACACCGCCGATCTCGTCGCCGGTGTGTGGATGGGCTTCGACGCGCCGCAGAAAATCATGCCCAACGCACAGGGTGGGCGCCTCGCGGCTCCCGCGTGGACATCATTCATGCGCGAAGTGTACGAGCGCAAACCGGCGCCGCCCGACTGGCCACGTCCGTCCTCGCTCGTCTCGCGCATTGTCGATGTGGGGACAGGGCTCCTGCACGGTCCGCTCTGTCCCGTCGAAGACGCCTACACCGAGTGGTTTATTGCCGGCACGGAGCCCACCCGCGAGTGCCCGCGGCGCACCACGGTCATCTCCACCAAACCGTGA